A single region of the Glycine max cultivar Williams 82 chromosome 20, Glycine_max_v4.0, whole genome shotgun sequence genome encodes:
- the LOC102664195 gene encoding protein MAIN-LIKE 1-like, translating into MSDGFCGTHLQIMVRTRGLGRALGQVTRRGVGRGDHDDSGDAPQRRRPTTSARRQRVVVTADHVDEPVIPDPDVQDDPMEAPATVEDIPAGAGAEAAEDQPQGFSGGPSDPSVLTAYADHVACSERPELKLSSHGRKVHSLGRPILAIEGLIVGTGLSPLIACSVDTDDQGLLSAFVERWHRETSSFHLPVGELTITLDDVSSLLHLPVIGNFHAFEPLHVDDAVQMLVDLLMVSPESARAKIVQCRGPYVRLQWVREVYQRRCQTVHWTAAARAYLLHLLGCTLFANKSATNVHVV; encoded by the exons atgagtgATGGATTTTGCGGTactcatttgcagatcatggttaggaccAGAGGATTAGGTCGTGCCTTAGGTCAGGTCACTCGCAGAGGTGTGGGCAGAGGAGATCATGATGATTccggtgatgctccacagcgtCGACGACCTACTACATCCGCACGGAGGCAGCGAGTCGTTGTGACTGCGGATCACGTCGATGAGCCAGTCATTCCTGACCCAGACGTTCAGGATGACCCGATGGAGGCACCAGCTACTGTGGAGGACATTCCTGCGGGCGCAGGCGCAGAGGCGGCTGAGGATCAGCCTCAGGGATTTTCGGGTGGTCCGAGCGACCCATCTGTGCTGACAGCGTATGCGGATCACGTTGCTTGCAGC gagcgtcctgaattgaagttatcCTCGCATGGGAGGAAGGTCCATAGTTTAGGCAGGCCTATCCTTGCCATTGAGGGACTTATCGTTGGTACAGGACTAAGTCCTCTGATCGCGTGTTCGGTAGACACCGACGATCAGGGACTTTTGTCTGCATTTGTGGAGCGGTGGCACCGGGAGACGTCTAGTTTCCATCTCCCGGTGGGTGAGCTCACCATCACATTGGACGACGTCTCCTCTCTTCTCCATCTTCCCGTTATAGGCAATTTTCACGCATTTGAGCCCTTGCACGTGGATGATGCGGTTCAGATGCTGGTGGACTTGTTGATGGTGTCTCCAGAGTCTGCTAGGGCTAAGATAGTCCAGTGTCGCGGACCGTACGTACGCCTGCAATGGGTACGTGAAGTATATCAGCGCCGATGCCAGACAGTTCATTGGACAGCTGCGGCTCGTGCATATCTTCTTCACCTGTTGGGTTGCACtctgtttgctaacaagagtgcaaccaatgTCCATGTTGTCTAG